CCTCGGGGTGGAGCCCGCCCGGTCCAGCCACCACTCCCGGAGGTCATGCCGGGCCCCCGGGGCCTCCGGTCGGCCGGTCCTCAGCAGGTGCGCGGCGAAGGCCAGGGCGTCCTGCCGGTAGCCCCCGCTCATCGGCCGCTCCCGCGCGTACGCCAGGAACGCCGCCCGGTACCCCGCACCGAGGATCACCGGCAGCTCCGGTGCCACCTTCGCCACCACGTCCGCCCGCTTCGCCGCGAGCGCCCGCGCCTGCACCCCCATCCGCACCCGGTCGAACCCCTCCGGCACCGGAGTCCCGGCCACCAGTGAGGACAGCACCGCGGCCTGGGCGACACCGACCCGCTCCCGCGCGCCGACCGTCGGCCGGGTGAGCACGGCGACACCCCCGCCCGCCGGCCCGGCGCCGACGACGGCACCCGTGCCGCCACCGTCCCCGGCACCCTCCCGGCCGGCCGCCACCGCCTCCCCGATCTGGGCCAACTCCCGCTCCAGCTCGGCTGGTTCGGGGAAGTTCTCGTCCCGTTCCAGCAGAACGCCGGGCGGGGCGGTGCGGGAAGCGAGGTCGGTCAGGATGTCGAGCACCGGGCGCGGCACGGGGTGCGCATGGCTGTCGTGCCAGACGCCGTCGCGCTCGAAGCCGCCCGCGACATGGACGTAGGCGACTGCCTCCAGGGGCAGTTCGGCCAGCGCCTGCCCCGGGTCCTCGCCCCGGTTGACGTGGTTGGTGTGCAGGTTGGCCACGTCGATCAGCAGCCGGACGCCGGTGCGCTCGACCAGTTCGGACAGGAACTGCCCCTCGGTCAGCTCCTCGCCCGGCCAGGAGAACAGCGCGGCGATGT
The genomic region above belongs to Streptomyces sp. CG1 and contains:
- a CDS encoding DUF692 domain-containing protein — encoded protein: MRRLGTGIGWRPEIADAVERMPGIDWVEVVAENVCPGHLPESLLRLRERGVTVIPHGVSLGLGGADRPDAGRLTALAERAEALGSPLVTEHIAFVRAGGPLTASPRLEAGHLLPVPRTRDALDVLCENMRIAQDALPVPLALENIAALFSWPGEELTEGQFLSELVERTGVRLLIDVANLHTNHVNRGEDPGQALAELPLEAVAYVHVAGGFERDGVWHDSHAHPVPRPVLDILTDLASRTAPPGVLLERDENFPEPAELERELAQIGEAVAAGREGAGDGGGTGAVVGAGPAGGGVAVLTRPTVGARERVGVAQAAVLSSLVAGTPVPEGFDRVRMGVQARALAAKRADVVAKVAPELPVILGAGYRAAFLAYARERPMSGGYRQDALAFAAHLLRTGRPEAPGARHDLREWWLDRAGSTPRPRKRMTRAARRLLRGLPGGSGRRKAAAPRKRR